One Clavelina lepadiformis chromosome 1, kaClaLepa1.1, whole genome shotgun sequence genomic region harbors:
- the LOC143461518 gene encoding uncharacterized protein LOC143461518, translated as MYKGLLQQPTFVYTECSDITEVFVTEKSSIKKSSENLDTDKVPGSKTGFKMSPFDDSDSELERYLPLNLPSSATSIIKRPSSALIRHCSSPDKDDDLINAAKPHVTFLTTQSLNGSFKLRERGPNRHQRTQNAEKTDNPLKKSSFNRNDSIDKEFLLFAKDFARKCRHRPKDNLLNPSQYDTYLRKVASRDRLHGNACFYLAAPETSVHSRLPSVCSSTLAGSNADETTEIKGHVVGDLLNFTANVVRYFDNPDLSDVILIVGEHRFYSHKFALAAQSDVFRDMLITSDRCTSCPDFQKELELEESKECQNVFADFLRFFYCGKITFTSETALPLLVLSAKYRVEALRVACDAFITGMIEDGDLKSAVKWLRYAAKYQLHDLTAKCVDGAISDNIEELVEAPDWLSLSVSCVEAILRSSSLLVPNEFFLFESLQRWLMAQRKVKETDEITEYLRKTLQHIRFSQMHGTQLLAVEESPIGLHYRSIVRIYLGDAYRYQILAKESSEFQEPQYLPRDYTDKEWCVHLYYHPNRNKRGLGSTSYGNGRWEIQPKRYYDTLNVVIILKKPLEIDVKVYISILIYKRNGSILMRLRRKACVLRAIDTSPRSSTLGGGLVTNAGSNNTSPRSASVSSNIAAAGNTTKDNNHSGPNHLHPHRAPHGQANKLHGPQNGQEYYAIDNIISDADFQVAMSQSGPTGLKIGVIIRTWGANIV; from the exons ATGTACAAAGGCTTATTGCAGCAACCTACCTTTGTTTATACGGAATGCAGCGATATTACTGAAGTGTTTGTTACGGAGAAAAGTTCTATAAAGAAATCTAGCGAAAATCTGGATACCGACAAGGTTCCAGGCTCAAAAACCGGTTTTAAAATGTCCCCTTTTGATGACAGCGACTCGGAGCTTGAGCGATATTTACCACTTAATCTTCCTAGCAGTGCAACTTCTATCATAAAACGTCCCTCGTCGGCTCTGATACGTCATTGCTCGTCACCTGATAAAGATGACGACCTCATAAATGCTGCAAAGCCTCACGTTACGTTTTTGACCACGCAAAGCCTAAACGGTTCGTTTAAATTGAGGGAGAGGGGGCCTAATCGCCATCAACGCACGCAAAACGCGGAGAAAACTGACAATCCATTAAAAAAGAGCTCTTTCAACCGTAACGATTCAATTGACAAAGAATTTCTTCTGTTTGCAAAAGATTTTGCCCGAAAATGCAGACATAGACCAAAAGACAACCTGCTAAACCCGTCACAGTACGACACGTACTTACGTAAGGTTGCGTCACGTGACAGGCTGCATGGAAACGCTTGCTTTTACTTGGCAGCTCCAGAGACCTCAGTTCATTCTCGTTTACCCTCTGTTTGCAGTTCGACATTGGCAGGATCAAACGCAGACGAAACTACAGAAATAAAAGGTCACGTAGTTGGTGACCTTCTAAATTTCACAGCCAATGTTGTCAG ATATTTCGATAATCCCGATCTCAGTGACGTCATACTAATTGTGGGTGAGCACCGATTTTACAGCCACAAGTTCGCGCTAGCTGCACAAAGCGACGTGTTTCGTGATATGCTGATTACCAGCGACCGATGCACAAGCTGCCCAGATTTTCAAAAG GAATTAGAACTTGAGGAATCGAAAGAGTGTCAAAACGTCTTTGCCGATTTTCTTCGCTTTTTCTACTGTGGCAAAATCACTTTTACTTCGGAGACCGCTCTTCCTCTTCTGGTGCTCTCGGCGAAATATCGGGTAGAAGCACTGAGAGTAGCCTGCGATGCTTTCATCACCGGCATGATTGAAGATGGTGATTTGAAAAGCGCTGTTAAGTGGTTACGATATGCAGCTAAATATCAGTTGCAC GACTTGACGGCAAAATGTGTTGACGGTGCCATATCTGACAACATTGAGGAATTGGTGGAAGCCCCCGATTGGTTGTCATTATCTGTCAGCTGTGTCGAGGCTATTCTCCGTAGCTCCAGTCTGCTTGTCCCAAATGAGTTCTTCCTGTTTGAGTCACTGCAACGATGGTTGATGGCTCAAAGAAAAGTCAAAGAAACTGACGAAATAACAGAGTATCTGCGCAAG ACTTTGCAGCATATCAGGTTCTCGCAGATGCACGGTACACAACTGCTTGCTGTGGAGGAATCCCCGATAGGGCTTCACTACCGCTCCATTGTCAGGATATACTTGGGAGACGCGTACAG atATCAAATACTGGCAAAAGAAAGCTCGGAATTTCAAGAGCCGCAATATTTACCACGAGATTATACAGACAAGGAATGGTGTGTCCACTTATACTATCACCCAAACAGAAACAAACGAGGACTTGGGTCGACTTCATACGGCAATGGACGATGGGAAATCCAACCAAAGAGATACTACGACACACTTAATGTAGTAATCATACTAAAG AAACCTCTTGAAATCGATGTAAAAGTTTACATCTCCATCTTGATCTACAAACGAAATGGTTCTATCTTGATGCGGCTTCGACGAAAAGCCTGCGTCCTAAGGGCAATAGACACCAGTCCACGTTCATCCACATTAGGAGGAGGACTTGTCACAAATGCTGGTTCCAATAACACCTCTCCGAG GTCGGCATCAGTTTCATCTAACATCGCCGCTGCTGGTAACACCACAAAAGATAACAATCACTCAGGTCCGAATCATTTGCATCCGCACAGAGCTCCTCACGGCCAAGCAAATAAGCTGCACGGGCCGCAAAATGGACAAGAGTATTACGCAATCGACAACATCATCAGTGATGCAGACTTTCAAGTTGCCATGAGCCAGTCCGGGCCTACTGGGTTAAAGATAGGGGTTATCATACGTACGTGGGGCGCCAATATTGTGTGA